In Sinobacterium caligoides, the sequence CTTGTCCTCAAAAATACGCTGTGAGATATGTTCAAACTCGACCTTCAGCTGCTCCCGGTTCTCCTTCAGTAGGGCAAACTGCTCGCGATAGCGCCGCTCCCCCTGCTCCACGGCAAATTTGAGCTGTGCCACCTCCGCCTGTGCCTCAGCTTCAGCCTGACGACTGTGCCGCAATGCTTGTTCAGCCTCGTCTAGACGCTCCTTCACTTCTTTAAATTGCTCAAGCTGACCGCTGTAGACACCTAGACGCTGGCTTTGCCCCTGTAGCTTCGACCAGAGGTTTTCCGCCGTCGCCTGCTGCTGCTTATACTGCTGCATCAGTGCCTCAAGCTGTTGCTCCAGGTGTTGGCGCTGCTGCTCAGACTGTGAGCCCTGCTGCTGTAAGGCTATCGCCCGACGCCGATACTGTTTTTCTCGAGCCATAAACAGCAATAAAAGTACGAGGGCAATAAGCGCTATTGCACCACCCAACCAATAATAAGACTGTAAATCGATGCTCATATTGCCCCATGCCATCTGCGAAACGCGCCGAGAAATTCTGCGCACACTTAATATATTCTCCACCTAATCCAGCGACACCACAAACAACCAGGTCAAAAACTGTTCGGGCATACGGTGCAACAGGTCACATAACGTCTTTTTAGCGCCATAAAAAAGGCGCCCATAGGCGCCTTTTTCTACTTCAGCCCAGTCCCCTAACGCGGTGGACGGCTGTCGTAAACCTCTGGCTCATCACGACCAAGTAAACCCAGTGTTAAACGTGAGAATAGTGTCGGCTTAGCGCCCTCTTTATTATAGAGCGGCTTGAACTCACCTTCTTTGGTAATGTATGGGCTCTCTGGGTAATTACTCTTCAGTATCGTCAAGCTATCCGCCGCGAGCTCAGGCATATCCAGCAGCTGATATGCCTGCACCATCACCGCTAGGGCGTCGGCAACCGCCGGCGTCTGCTGGAAGTTTTCTACCACAAAACGACCACGATTAGCTGCTGCTAGGAAGGCCCGGCGCTTGAAATAATAGTTCGCCACATTGACCTCATAACGAGCCAGCAGGTTACGCAGATAGATCATCCTTACCCGGGCATCCGCCGCATACTCGCTTTTAGGGAAGCGCGATAATAGTTGCGAAAAATCGTAGAACGACTGTCGTGCCGCACCGGGGTCGCGCTTAGTAACGTCGGTGTCAGTAAAGCGGTCGAAGATACTCTTGCCCGCATTAAAGTTAGCTAAACCCTTCATATAATAGGCATAATCGACATTAGGGTGCCCCGGATGCAGACGAATAAAACGCGCAGCAGCCTCGACAGCAGCCTCGGTCTCATAGGCTTTATAGTGAGCATAGATCAGCTCTAACTGTGCCTGCTCTGCGTAGGGGCCGAAGGGGTAACGAGATTCCAGCAACTGCAGGCTCGATACTGCAGCGCTATAGTTAGAATTCTTTAGCTGTTCCTTAGCACGGCTGTATATCTGCTGCTCTGAAAGGTCTTCTCTTGGCTTTTCATCATTGCCTGAACAACCCGCTAAAATAGTCGTGGCGACAATGATCAGAATGTAAATCAAACGCATGAATGGCTTTCCCAGTGTTACTGCACGTATAATAGAATGTATCAGTTTAACGCTATTCTCTCACAGCCCAAAGAGATATCCACCCAAACAGCCTCTCTTATTTTGCAAAAGTACCTACTATGGCCGAAAAAATTACCCTCCACGCTGTCGCTCCCGTCGACCTTACCGGCAAACGCTGTGATCAAGTGGCTCACTTGTTGTTCCCGGATTACTCTCGGTCTCGCCTGCAGGCATGGATCAAGAGCGGTGAGCTCACCGTCGACGGTAAGCAGTTCCGCGCCAAAGATAAGGTTTACGCAGACATGGTACTGGACATCAGTGCTACCGTCGCCGATGAAGAGGAGTGGAGCGGTGAGGACATCCCTCTGGATATTGTCCATGAAGATGACAGCGTCATCGTCATCAACAAGCCCGTCGGCCTCGTCGTTCACCCCGCCGCCGGTCACGCCAACGGCACGCTGCTGAACGCCTTATTAAATCACTACCCCGACCTAGCCAGCGTACCGCGCGCAGGAATTGTGCACCGCCTCGATAAGGATACCAGCGGCCTGATGGTCGTCGCCAAGACGCTCAGTGCCCACACCGATCTTGTCAACCAGCTACAAGAGCGTAGCGTCAGCCGCACCTATCAAGCCGTGGCCTGCGGTGCGATGACCGGTGGCGGCACGGTAGAAACCATGATGGACCGCCACCCCCGCGACCGTAAGAAGATGGCCGTCGCCCTCGTCGGCGGCAAAGAGGCCATTACCCACTACCGCCTGATGGAGCGTTTTAACGACTTTACCCACATCAAAGTCAACCTCGAAACCGGTCGTACCCACCAGATTCGCGTACACATGGCCCACATCCGTAAACCCTTGGTCGGCGACCAAGTCTATCGTGGCCGCCTACAACTCCCTAAGGGGGCAACACCCGGGCTAATCGAGGTGCTACGTAACTTCAAACGACAGGCACTGCACGCCTACCAGCTGGAACTCTGGCACCCAGAGACCGGCGACCGCGTACTCTGGGAGGCGCAACCGCCCGCTGACTTCCTCAGCTTAATTGCCGCCTTGCGCCTCGACAAAAAAGAGCGCGAGCAGTTATAAGTGGCCTTCTTGCGACCTGATTGGCCTGCCCCTGCGGGCATCCACAGCCTCGTCAGTTTACGATCAGGAGGAGAGAGTCTGCCGCCCTACGACAGCCTCAACCCTGCCCTGCATGTCGGTGACAATAGTGCCCATGTCATCGCCAACCGCAGCCTGATCGAGCAAGAGATTGCAACGATCAGTCGGGCCGCCGACATCCAGTGGCTCAACCAGACCCACTCCACAACCGTAGTCGAAGCACGGCCACAGGCTGACCCCGGTAGCAAAGACTATCGTGACTACCCTGATGCCGACGCCTGTTTTACTCGACAACCGCTAACCGCCTGCGCGGTAATGACGGCTGACTGCCTACCACTACTTTTCTGTCGCCTCGACGGTTCCGCCGTCGCCGCCACCCACGCCGGCTGGAAGGGCCTCGCTAACGGCATCATCGAACAGACTATGCTGAAATTAGGAGGGCAAGGCGAGGCTCTGATGGTGTGGTTAGGCCCCGCCATCGGGCCCGCACGGTTCGAGGTTGGCCCCGAGGTGAAAACCCTGTTTACCGACCGCAGCACGTACGAGCAATACAGCGCTACTGCCGCTTGCTTTCAAGCCAAGAATAACGGCAAGTTTCTCGCCGACATCTATCAGCTTGCCAAGCTTCGCCTGCAGCGCTGTGGTATACAGCAAATTTACGGTGGCGGGCTCTGTACCGTCAGCGACCGTCAGCGCTTCTTCTCCTATCGCCGTGACGGTGTGACTGGCAGGCTCGCCAGCCTCATCTGGATCGATCGATAACCCCCCCTGCTCGACAGCCTCCCTTGAAATACGTCACAGCGCCCGCATCTTTTAAGTATCCAACAGAAACATAGTCAGCGTCACTCAGCTAACCATCGAGGTTTACGGCCGACTACTTCGCGATATGATGATGAGGAATTACGTATGCAACCCGATAAATTTACCCACTCACTGAAACAGGCTCTGGCCGATGCCCAGTCCCTTGCCGTGCGCGGCGACAATAACTTTATCGAGCCCGGCCACCTACTGCTTGCCCTACTGCAGCAGCAAGGCGGTAGCGTGCGCCCGATTCTCGCCCAGGCAGGTACCAACACCGAGCAGCTCAGCGGCAAATTAAAAGAGAAGATAGAGCAGTACGCTAAGGTCGCCGAAAGCAATGGCGACGTTCATCTATCTAACCACAGTGGCCGTCTGTTCAACATTGCCGAACGTATCTCGCACAAGAACCAAGACAGTTTCCTCTCCAGTGAACTACTGTTACTCGCCGCGTTAGAAGACAAAGAGATGTCCGCATTAATCACCAGCTGCGGCGCCAATAAACAACAGATTCAGCAGGCAATAGAGGGCGTCCGTAATGGCGCCACCGTCGATAGTGCCGAGGCGGAGGAAAACCGTCAGGCTCTCGACAAATACACACAGGACCTCACCGCCCTCGCCGAACAGGGCAAGCTAGACCCAGTTATCGGCCGTGATAACGAGATACGCCGTACCATTCAGGTATTGCAGCGTCGCACCAAGAATAATCCCGTATTAATCGGTCAGCCCGGTGTCGGTAAGACAGCCATCCTCGAGGGGCTCGCCCAGCGTATCATTGCCGGCGAGGTCCCTGAAGGATTGAAGCATAAGCGTGTGCTCAGCCTCGACTTAGGTGCACTGCTCGCCGGCGCCAAGTTCCGCGGTGACTTCGAGGAGCGTTTAAAGGCCGTACTCAATGAACTCGACAAGCAAGAGGGTAATATCATCCTCTTCATCGACGAGATTCATACCCTCGTCGGCGCCGGTAAGAGCGAAGGCTCGATGGATGCCGGTAACATGCTCAAGCCCGCGCTAGCCCGCGGCGAGCTGCACTGTGTCGGCGCCACCACACTCGACGAATATCGCCAAAACATAGAAAAAGATGCCGCGTTAGAGCGCCGCTTCCAGAAGGTGTTGGTTGACGAGCCGACTGAAGAGGACACCATCGCCATCCTCCGAGGGCTGAAGGAACGCTACGAGATCCACCACGGCGTTGCCATCACCGACTCGGCCATCATCGCCGCGACCAAGCTGTCGATGCGTTATATCACTGACCGTCAGCTGCCTGACAAGGCGATCGACTTGATCGATGAGGCCGCCAGCCACATTCGCATGGAGATTGACTCGAAGCCAGAGTCGATGGATCGCCTGGAACGCCGCCTTATCCAACTGAAAATCGAACGAGAGGCGATTAAGAAAGATAGCGACCAAGCAGCCATCACACGGCTCGATAGCCTCAATCAGCAGATCGATAAAATCGAGCGAGCCTACAGCGACCTCGACGAGATCTGGAAGGCAGAAAAAGCCAGTCTACAGGGCTCTAAGAAGAGCAAAATTGAGCTCGACAACGCCCGCATTCAACTGGAGGCGGCGCAGCGTAGTGGAGACCTGAGCCTGATGTCCGAGCTGCAGTACGGCGTGATCCCAGCACTGATCAAACAGATCGAAGCCGAGGAAAACAACCCCAAAGTCGAGCACAAACTACTGCGCAACAAAGTCAGCGAAGAGGAGATTGCCGATATCGTCAGCCGCTGGACCGGCATCCCCGTCAGCAAGATGCTGGAGGGTGAACGCAGTAAGTTGCTACGCATGGAGGAGGATTTACACGATAGGGTCGTCGGTCAAGATGAAGCTGTACGCTCTGTTTGCAACGCCGTGCGTCGCTCCCGTGCCGGCCTCTCCGACCCGAATAGACCGAATGGCTCTTTCCTCTTCTTAGGCCCCACCGGCGTCGGTAAAACCGAACTCTGTAAGGCGCTATCCGGCTTCCTATTCGATACCGAAGACGCTATCGTGCGTCTCGATATGTCCGAGTACATGGAGAAACACTCGGTGGCTCGCCTCATCGGCGCACCGCCAGGCTACGTCGGTTATGACGAGGGCGGCTACCTCACTGAAGCTGTTCGTCGCAAACCTTACGCCCTCGTATTACTCGATGAAATCGAGAAGGCGCACCCCGATGTCTTTAATATCCTGTTACAGGTATTAGAGGACGGTCGACTCACCGACAGCCAGGGCCGCACCGTCGACTTCAAAAATACGGTGATCGTGATGACTTCAAATCTCGGTTCCGACCGCATCCAACAGCTCGCCGCCGACAAGTCGTTTGACACCATTAGTTTCAATGACCAGGAAGATCAAAACTTACTCAATGAGCATCGTAATGCAGCAATCAAGAGTGCTGTCATGGACGTCGTCGGCCAGCACTTTAGGCCTGAGTTTATCAACCGGATCGACGAATGCGTGGTCTTCCACCCGCTGGAAATGCAACAGATCAGTCGCATCGCCAAGATTCAAATCGAGCAGCTAAATCAACGCCTCAACGAACGCGGACTCAAACTTGAGCTCAATGAGCAAGCGGCCCAGCAAGTACTAGAAGCGGGCTACGATCCCGTCTACGGTGCTAGGCCGCTAAAGCGTGCTATTCAAACACTGATTGAAAACCCGTTGGCCAGTGCGATCTTAAACGGTGATTTCAGCGATGGCGATAGCATTATTGCCGGAGTCAACGACCATCAGCAACTGACGTTCAGCAAAGGGAAATAATTATCTAACCACTAAAAAAGCCCCGCTCGAAATCAATCGAGCGGGGCTTTTTAATGGCAACAATAAAACTATTTACAATAAGTCTTGATCGCCTCATTAGCCTTGTCGACTTGCCTTTGCTTTGCCTCGGCATCTAACACAACAGGCTCACCCTCGTCGTTTTTCATGCGAATCAAGCCGGCTCTTTCCATCAATGCCAAGTTCTTCTTGGCCATTTCACAGAGTCGTTTCGCCTCCCCTGGCTCCAGCTGACTCTCCATTTCCGGCAAGCCACTTTGGTCGTTATTGGCGACTTTCTCCTCAGCCGGCTTCGCCGGTGCCGGTATCGACCGCCCCGTATGAACATCAATCATCGTAGCGTCAATTCCTGCCGGGGGGGTCTTGCCGTAAGTTACATTCCCTTTAGCATCTGTCCAGCGATAATAGCTTTGCTTCGCCGCATAGGCGCTCGAAAAAGACAGGGAAAGGAGTGCAAACAAGAGCGCGGTGACGACAACGGGTCTATTCATCATTACTACCGTAACAAAAAGGTTATTATTTTATAGGGGGAAAATGTGCATGGAGACAATGTCATTAGGCACGGCCCTGATCATCTCCCCTACTCACCTTACCGCAGGCCCTATTTATTTACAAATCCCCCGCCTTTTGATTGCACAATGTTTGACAGGCCACACAGCTTAACGGACAATTCCCAAAGCTTGATGTTAACGTTTCCAGCGCGAACCGCGCGATAACGAGTTGGACTCGGTGAAAATAGCACTAACAACTTAAAACACAGGCATCCCAACTGAAAAGTAAGCACCCACCACGTGCCAATGCTTAGGTGGCGATTACCCCTCGCGCCTGGGTAAAGTTCGAACAGAGGCCTATTTGAAAATACAGCACTGAGCCTCTGTTGTAGCGCTGCAGCTATTATAGGACAAATTACGGACCGTATCGCCACAAGCATTACGGTAGATAACAAACACCATCCACCCCCTCTTGTTGGCTGGATGACTGTACCAAAGGTGCAACACTGTGACTGACGAAAAACAAACGGAAATACTTTCCGGCGGTCAGATGATCGCTCGCGCGCTTGAAGATGAAGGCGTGGAATTTATATTTGGCTACCCTGGTGGTGCCGTTCTACATATTTATGACGCACTGCATACCCACTCTAAAATCCCGCATATTTTAGTGCGCCACGAGCAAGCTGCCACCCACGCTGCCGATGGCTATACACGTGCGACCGGCAAGACAGGACTGGTGCTCGTGACCTCGGGGCCTGGAGCCACCAACGCTATTACCGGTATTGCGACCGCCTATATGGATTCTATTCCAATGGTCGTTCTATCTGGGCAGGTGCAGAGCCACCTCATCGGTGGAGATGCCTTCCAAGAAACAGACATGGTCGGCATCTCTCGCCCCATCGTCAAACACAGCTTCCTCGTGCAGTCGACGGAGGAAATACCCGAGACCATTAAGAAGGCCTTCTATCTTGCCGCTAGCGGTCGTCCTGGGCCCGTCGTCATCGACCTGCCGAAAGACATTACCAACCCTACCGACAAGTACGAGTACAACTACCCGAAGAAGATTAAGCTACGCTCTTACACGCCGGCCGCCCGAGGCCATTCCGGGCAGATTCGCAAGGCTGTTAACCTGATCAAGGAGGCCAAGCGTCCAGTATTATATGCCGGCGGCGGCGTCATTCAAGGTAATGGCTCTGAGCTACTTACCGAGCTCGCACATGAACTGAAATTCCCCGTAACGACCACGTTAATGGGGCTAGGTGGTTTCCCGAGTAGCGACCCGCAGTGGCTCGGTATGCTCGGCATGCACGGCACCTTCGAAGCAAACAACGCCATGCACCACAGCGACCTCATTGTCTGCATCGGTGCGCGTTTTGACGACCGGACGACCAATACGCCGAGCAAGTACTGCCCTACGGCGAAGATCGTTCACATCGACATCGACCCCGCCTCGATCTCCAAGACCATCAAGGCTGACATCCCCATCGTCGGGCCAGTCGATAACGTCTTGAAGGAAATGCTGACACAGATTAGCGAACTCAAGGCTAAAGAACAGTTTAATCTCGATACTGACGCCCTCGATAACTGGTGGCAGATGATCGACCAGTGGCGCGATGAGTTTGGCATCTACACCAAGGACCGCTTCACGATTAATGAAAACGGCCTGCTCAAGCAGCAACAGGTGATTCAGTGCCTGCATAAACTCACCAAGGATGACGACTTCTATCTCGCCTCCGACGTGGGTCAGCACCAGATGTTTGCCGCCCAGTACTACAAGTTCGATAAACCTCGTCGCTGGCTCAATTCCGGCGGCCTTGGCACCATGGGCTTCGGTCTACCCGCCGCGATGGGCGCGAAGCTCGCCTTCCCCGACGCCACCGTCGGCTGCGTCACCGGTGAAGGTAGTATTCAGATGAATATTCAGGAGCTGTCGACCTGTACTCAGTACAACCTGCCAGTGAAGATCTTCAACCTCAACAACCAATCCCTCGGCATGGTTCGACAGTGGCAGGAGATGATGTACGACAGTCGCCTCAGTGCCTCCGTCAGCTATAAGGACTCCCTGCCCGACTTCGTCAAACTGGTTGAGGCTTACGGTCACGTTGGTATCGTGGTCAAGCACGCCAATGAGTTAGAGGAGAAGATGAAGGAGGCGCTCAGCCTGAAAGATCGCCTGGTGTTCATGGATATTTACTGCGACACCAAGGAGCACGTCTATCCCATGCTTAGCACACCGGGCTCTATGCGCGATATGCAGCTTAGTAAGACGGAGTGGACTAAATAATGAAACGTATTATCTCTCTTCTAATGGAAAACGAGGCCGGTGCACTATCACGCGTGGTCGGGCTCTTCTCCCAGCGCGGTTACAACATTGAGACACTCACAGTCGCACCGACAGAGGACCCAACACTATCGCGCCTCACCTTAACCACCGACGGTGATGATCACAAGACCGAGCAGATCACTAAGCACCTAAACCGCCTGATCGAAGTGGTCAAGCTGGTCGACCTTAGTGAAGGAGCCCACATCGCTCGCGAGATCATGCTGGTAAAGGTGAAGGCTTCTGGTGCTCAACGCGCCGAGATTAAACGCTGCTGCGATATCTTTCGCGGCCAGATCGTCGATGTCACGCCCTCGGTTTTCACCATTCAGGTCACCGGCGCCCCAGACAAACACGACGCCTTCATTCAGGCCGTTGGCGACGCCAACATCTTGGAAGTGGTGCGCAGCGGTGTCTCGGGGATGGCACGCGGCGAGAAGGTGTTATCGCTATAAGTACCAGCTCTAGCTAGAGGCATTACATAGCTGCTGCTATCACCATAGACAGCAGCTTAATCCAAAAGAAAAAAACCCGCTAAATAGCGGGTTTTTTCATC encodes:
- a CDS encoding outer membrane protein assembly factor BamD, which codes for MRLIYILIIVATTILAGCSGNDEKPREDLSEQQIYSRAKEQLKNSNYSAAVSSLQLLESRYPFGPYAEQAQLELIYAHYKAYETEAAVEAAARFIRLHPGHPNVDYAYYMKGLANFNAGKSIFDRFTDTDVTKRDPGAARQSFYDFSQLLSRFPKSEYAADARVRMIYLRNLLARYEVNVANYYFKRRAFLAAANRGRFVVENFQQTPAVADALAVMVQAYQLLDMPELAADSLTILKSNYPESPYITKEGEFKPLYNKEGAKPTLFSRLTLGLLGRDEPEVYDSRPPR
- the rluD gene encoding 23S rRNA pseudouridine(1911/1915/1917) synthase RluD — protein: MAEKITLHAVAPVDLTGKRCDQVAHLLFPDYSRSRLQAWIKSGELTVDGKQFRAKDKVYADMVLDISATVADEEEWSGEDIPLDIVHEDDSVIVINKPVGLVVHPAAGHANGTLLNALLNHYPDLASVPRAGIVHRLDKDTSGLMVVAKTLSAHTDLVNQLQERSVSRTYQAVACGAMTGGGTVETMMDRHPRDRKKMAVALVGGKEAITHYRLMERFNDFTHIKVNLETGRTHQIRVHMAHIRKPLVGDQVYRGRLQLPKGATPGLIEVLRNFKRQALHAYQLELWHPETGDRVLWEAQPPADFLSLIAALRLDKKEREQL
- the pgeF gene encoding peptidoglycan editing factor PgeF is translated as MAFLRPDWPAPAGIHSLVSLRSGGESLPPYDSLNPALHVGDNSAHVIANRSLIEQEIATISRAADIQWLNQTHSTTVVEARPQADPGSKDYRDYPDADACFTRQPLTACAVMTADCLPLLFCRLDGSAVAATHAGWKGLANGIIEQTMLKLGGQGEALMVWLGPAIGPARFEVGPEVKTLFTDRSTYEQYSATAACFQAKNNGKFLADIYQLAKLRLQRCGIQQIYGGGLCTVSDRQRFFSYRRDGVTGRLASLIWIDR
- the clpB gene encoding ATP-dependent chaperone ClpB gives rise to the protein MQPDKFTHSLKQALADAQSLAVRGDNNFIEPGHLLLALLQQQGGSVRPILAQAGTNTEQLSGKLKEKIEQYAKVAESNGDVHLSNHSGRLFNIAERISHKNQDSFLSSELLLLAALEDKEMSALITSCGANKQQIQQAIEGVRNGATVDSAEAEENRQALDKYTQDLTALAEQGKLDPVIGRDNEIRRTIQVLQRRTKNNPVLIGQPGVGKTAILEGLAQRIIAGEVPEGLKHKRVLSLDLGALLAGAKFRGDFEERLKAVLNELDKQEGNIILFIDEIHTLVGAGKSEGSMDAGNMLKPALARGELHCVGATTLDEYRQNIEKDAALERRFQKVLVDEPTEEDTIAILRGLKERYEIHHGVAITDSAIIAATKLSMRYITDRQLPDKAIDLIDEAASHIRMEIDSKPESMDRLERRLIQLKIEREAIKKDSDQAAITRLDSLNQQIDKIERAYSDLDEIWKAEKASLQGSKKSKIELDNARIQLEAAQRSGDLSLMSELQYGVIPALIKQIEAEENNPKVEHKLLRNKVSEEEIADIVSRWTGIPVSKMLEGERSKLLRMEEDLHDRVVGQDEAVRSVCNAVRRSRAGLSDPNRPNGSFLFLGPTGVGKTELCKALSGFLFDTEDAIVRLDMSEYMEKHSVARLIGAPPGYVGYDEGGYLTEAVRRKPYALVLLDEIEKAHPDVFNILLQVLEDGRLTDSQGRTVDFKNTVIVMTSNLGSDRIQQLAADKSFDTISFNDQEDQNLLNEHRNAAIKSAVMDVVGQHFRPEFINRIDECVVFHPLEMQQISRIAKIQIEQLNQRLNERGLKLELNEQAAQQVLEAGYDPVYGARPLKRAIQTLIENPLASAILNGDFSDGDSIIAGVNDHQQLTFSKGK
- a CDS encoding DUF4124 domain-containing protein translates to MMNRPVVVTALLFALLSLSFSSAYAAKQSYYRWTDAKGNVTYGKTPPAGIDATMIDVHTGRSIPAPAKPAEEKVANNDQSGLPEMESQLEPGEAKRLCEMAKKNLALMERAGLIRMKNDEGEPVVLDAEAKQRQVDKANEAIKTYCK
- a CDS encoding acetolactate synthase 3 large subunit, with the translated sequence MTDEKQTEILSGGQMIARALEDEGVEFIFGYPGGAVLHIYDALHTHSKIPHILVRHEQAATHAADGYTRATGKTGLVLVTSGPGATNAITGIATAYMDSIPMVVLSGQVQSHLIGGDAFQETDMVGISRPIVKHSFLVQSTEEIPETIKKAFYLAASGRPGPVVIDLPKDITNPTDKYEYNYPKKIKLRSYTPAARGHSGQIRKAVNLIKEAKRPVLYAGGGVIQGNGSELLTELAHELKFPVTTTLMGLGGFPSSDPQWLGMLGMHGTFEANNAMHHSDLIVCIGARFDDRTTNTPSKYCPTAKIVHIDIDPASISKTIKADIPIVGPVDNVLKEMLTQISELKAKEQFNLDTDALDNWWQMIDQWRDEFGIYTKDRFTINENGLLKQQQVIQCLHKLTKDDDFYLASDVGQHQMFAAQYYKFDKPRRWLNSGGLGTMGFGLPAAMGAKLAFPDATVGCVTGEGSIQMNIQELSTCTQYNLPVKIFNLNNQSLGMVRQWQEMMYDSRLSASVSYKDSLPDFVKLVEAYGHVGIVVKHANELEEKMKEALSLKDRLVFMDIYCDTKEHVYPMLSTPGSMRDMQLSKTEWTK
- the ilvN gene encoding acetolactate synthase small subunit; the protein is MKRIISLLMENEAGALSRVVGLFSQRGYNIETLTVAPTEDPTLSRLTLTTDGDDHKTEQITKHLNRLIEVVKLVDLSEGAHIAREIMLVKVKASGAQRAEIKRCCDIFRGQIVDVTPSVFTIQVTGAPDKHDAFIQAVGDANILEVVRSGVSGMARGEKVLSL